A window of Actinomycetota bacterium contains these coding sequences:
- the uvrA gene encoding excinuclease ABC subunit UvrA, translated as MTKPGDARTETAGTLVVHGAREHNLKNVHLDLPRDAMIVFTGISGSGKSSLAFDTIYAEGQRRYVESLSSYARQFLGQMDKPDVDFIDGLSPAISIDQKTAGHNPRSTVGTVTEIYDYLRLLYARVGTPHCPKCGREIARQTPDQIVDQVRALETGTRFQVLAPVVRDRKGEYEQLLADLARKGFARARVDGEVRDLSEKIRLDRYYKHSIEVIVDRLVMKDGIERRLTDSIETALGLADGMVAIEMTDDGTVELYSQHLACTHCGLSFEEMQPRHFSFNSPYGACERCDGLGTHLEVDPELVVPDPDVPLAERPLHPWRSGRTEYFDKLLEAVAETLGVSMDTPWRKLTRAQKNALLHGTEDAQIFVRYRNRYGRTRAYNTTYEGVISWLERQHERAESEFMIAKIEQYMREIPCPVCKGARLRSERLAVTIGDLSISALCALSIADADKFLRTLEFTERQHHIADRVVKEIAARLGFLLDVGLDYLTLARSAATLAGGEAQRIRLATQIGSGLVGVLYILDEPSVGLHQRDNHRLIETLVRLRDMGNTLIVVEHDEATIATADYIVDIGPGAGEHGGEIVYDGPVAGLLAHESSLTGMYLSGRRSIAVPGMRRAPGGAWLQLKGARQNNLRNIDVRFPVGCFICITGVSGSGKSSLLSDTLHPALMAKLYRSKEVPGKHKSITGMQHFDKVVSVDQAPIGRTPRSNPATYIGVFDHIRKLFAQTPEARVRGYLPGRFSFNVKGGRCEACSGDGTIKIEMHFLPDVYVPCEVCKGSRFNRDTLEVTFKGKNIHQVLEMSIEQALEHFAAIPVIARHMRTLTDVGLGYMRVGQPATTLSGGEAQRVKLASELSKRATGRTLYILDEPTTGLHFEDINKLLGVLHRLVDQGNTVIVIEHNLDVIKTADWVIDLGPEGGSGGGGIVAEGTPEDVARAPGSHTGTFLAPVLAASS; from the coding sequence GTGACGAAGCCGGGCGACGCGCGGACCGAGACCGCCGGCACGCTCGTCGTGCATGGCGCGCGCGAGCACAACTTGAAGAACGTCCACTTGGATCTGCCCCGCGACGCGATGATCGTGTTTACCGGCATCTCGGGGAGCGGTAAGTCCTCGCTCGCATTCGACACGATCTACGCTGAGGGTCAGCGCCGCTACGTGGAGTCCCTGTCGTCGTACGCGCGCCAGTTCCTCGGCCAGATGGACAAGCCCGATGTCGATTTCATCGACGGGCTGTCGCCTGCGATCTCTATCGATCAAAAGACGGCCGGGCACAACCCTCGTTCTACCGTCGGCACCGTCACCGAGATCTACGACTACTTGCGACTGCTGTACGCGCGCGTCGGCACGCCGCACTGTCCGAAGTGCGGGCGCGAGATCGCGCGCCAGACGCCCGACCAGATCGTCGACCAAGTGCGCGCGCTGGAAACGGGGACGCGGTTCCAGGTTCTGGCGCCGGTGGTGCGCGATCGCAAGGGGGAGTACGAGCAACTGCTGGCCGACCTTGCGCGAAAGGGGTTTGCGCGCGCGCGCGTCGACGGCGAGGTGCGCGACTTGTCCGAAAAGATCCGCCTCGACCGCTACTACAAGCATTCGATCGAGGTGATCGTCGACCGGCTGGTGATGAAGGACGGAATCGAGCGGCGTCTCACCGATTCCATCGAGACGGCTCTCGGCCTTGCCGACGGCATGGTCGCCATAGAAATGACCGACGACGGCACGGTCGAGCTGTACTCGCAGCACTTGGCGTGCACGCACTGTGGATTGTCGTTCGAAGAGATGCAGCCGCGGCACTTCTCCTTCAACTCTCCCTACGGCGCCTGCGAGCGCTGCGACGGGCTGGGTACGCACCTGGAGGTCGATCCCGAACTCGTCGTTCCGGACCCCGACGTGCCGCTCGCGGAGCGGCCGCTGCACCCGTGGCGATCGGGGCGCACCGAGTACTTCGACAAGCTCCTTGAGGCCGTGGCAGAGACGCTGGGTGTGTCGATGGACACCCCGTGGCGCAAGCTGACGCGCGCCCAGAAGAACGCGCTGCTGCATGGAACCGAGGACGCGCAGATCTTCGTGCGCTATCGCAACCGCTACGGCCGCACGCGCGCGTACAACACGACCTACGAGGGCGTGATCTCCTGGCTCGAGCGCCAGCACGAACGGGCCGAGTCCGAGTTCATGATCGCCAAGATCGAACAGTACATGCGCGAGATCCCGTGTCCGGTGTGCAAGGGCGCGCGCCTGCGTTCTGAGCGCCTGGCGGTGACGATCGGTGACTTAAGCATTTCTGCGTTGTGCGCTTTGTCGATCGCCGATGCCGACAAGTTCCTGCGGACGTTGGAGTTCACCGAGCGCCAACACCACATCGCAGACCGAGTGGTGAAAGAGATCGCGGCGCGCTTGGGGTTCTTGCTTGACGTTGGGCTGGACTATCTCACACTGGCTCGCTCGGCGGCGACGCTGGCCGGGGGCGAAGCGCAGCGCATCCGATTGGCGACGCAGATCGGATCGGGACTGGTCGGCGTCCTGTACATCCTCGACGAGCCTTCGGTCGGTCTACACCAGCGCGACAACCATCGCCTCATCGAAACGCTGGTGCGCTTGCGAGACATGGGCAACACATTGATCGTCGTCGAGCACGACGAGGCGACCATTGCTACGGCCGACTACATCGTTGACATCGGGCCGGGCGCCGGCGAACACGGGGGCGAGATCGTCTACGACGGGCCCGTCGCCGGGCTGCTCGCGCACGAGTCGTCGCTGACGGGGATGTACCTAAGCGGCCGGCGGTCGATTGCGGTGCCCGGGATGCGGCGCGCGCCGGGCGGCGCGTGGCTGCAACTCAAGGGCGCGCGGCAGAACAACTTGCGCAACATCGACGTGCGCTTCCCCGTCGGGTGCTTCATTTGCATCACCGGCGTGAGCGGTTCGGGCAAGTCCTCGCTGTTGTCGGACACGTTGCATCCCGCGCTGATGGCCAAGCTGTACCGGTCCAAGGAAGTGCCGGGTAAGCACAAGTCGATCACCGGCATGCAGCACTTCGACAAGGTCGTCAGCGTCGATCAGGCGCCGATCGGGCGCACGCCTCGGTCGAACCCCGCGACCTACATCGGCGTGTTCGACCACATCCGCAAGTTGTTCGCTCAGACTCCGGAGGCACGGGTGCGCGGCTACCTCCCGGGGCGATTCTCGTTCAACGTAAAGGGCGGGCGGTGTGAGGCGTGTTCGGGCGACGGCACCATCAAGATCGAGATGCACTTCCTGCCCGATGTTTATGTTCCGTGCGAAGTCTGCAAGGGGAGCCGCTTCAACCGCGACACGCTCGAGGTGACATTCAAGGGCAAGAACATCCACCAGGTGCTGGAGATGTCGATCGAGCAGGCGCTTGAGCATTTCGCGGCCATTCCGGTGATCGCGCGCCACATGCGCACCCTCACCGACGTCGGACTGGGGTACATGCGGGTGGGCCAGCCGGCAACCACGCTGTCGGGCGGCGAGGCCCAGCGCGTGAAGTTGGCGAGCGAGCTGTCCAAGCGCGCGACCGGCCGAACGCTCTACATCCTGGACGAGCCGACGACCGGGTTGCACTTCGAGGACATCAATAAGTTGCTCGGCGTTCTTCATCGGTTGGTGGACCAAGGCAACACCGTGATTGTGATCGAACACAACCTGGACGTGATCAAGACGGCCGACTGGGTGATCGACCTTGGCCCCGAAGGGGGATCCGGCGGTGGCGGAATCGTCGCCGAGGGAACCCCGGAGGACGTGGCGCGCGCGCCCGGCTCGCACACGGGAACCTTCCTGGCGCCGGTCCTGGCGGCCTCTTCGTAG
- a CDS encoding Rieske 2Fe-2S domain-containing protein: MSEFVDAVKADEVDPETACVVEVDGREIAVVHTGGRFYALQNECTHRRQPIGEGDVIGEGVIECPGHAATFNVLTGEAIQGPATDPLETFDVEVVDGMVRVAIV, from the coding sequence ATGTCGGAGTTCGTTGATGCCGTGAAGGCCGACGAGGTGGATCCGGAGACGGCATGTGTCGTCGAGGTAGACGGCAGAGAGATCGCCGTCGTTCACACGGGCGGCCGGTTCTACGCACTGCAGAACGAGTGCACTCACCGTCGGCAGCCGATCGGCGAGGGCGATGTCATCGGCGAGGGGGTCATCGAGTGTCCCGGTCACGCCGCCACCTTCAATGTGCTGACCGGCGAGGCGATCCAGGGTCCCGCAACCGATCCGCTTGAGACCTTTGACGTCGAGGTCGTTGACGGGATGGTTCGGGTCGCGATCGTGTGA
- a CDS encoding flavin reductase family protein — protein MDPELFRGSLRRFAVGVTVVTSTREDGEPAGMTATAFTSVSAEPPMVLVCVDATARTREAIEGRAAYAVNILAADQRDVASRFASKTGAKFEGLAWRPGNTGVPLIEGALAALECRVTRAIEAGSHLIYIGEVLASHLGEGDPLLYFEAAYRRLAAE, from the coding sequence GTGGATCCAGAACTGTTCCGCGGCAGCCTTCGCCGGTTCGCGGTCGGGGTGACCGTTGTCACCTCGACCCGGGAAGACGGAGAGCCCGCCGGGATGACGGCGACGGCCTTCACCTCGGTATCCGCCGAGCCTCCGATGGTCCTTGTTTGTGTGGACGCGACCGCGCGCACCCGGGAGGCCATCGAGGGACGCGCAGCGTACGCGGTGAACATCCTGGCGGCCGACCAACGCGATGTCGCAAGCCGATTCGCATCCAAGACCGGAGCCAAGTTCGAGGGCCTGGCCTGGCGGCCGGGCAATACCGGCGTCCCGCTGATCGAGGGCGCACTGGCGGCACTGGAGTGCCGGGTCACGCGCGCCATCGAGGCGGGATCCCACTTGATCTACATCGGCGAAGTTCTGGCCTCACACTTGGGGGAAGGCGACCCACTGCTGTACTTCGAGGCCGCGTATCGTCGTCTTGCGGCGGAGTAG
- a CDS encoding Ig-like domain-containing protein translates to MRIKSRWGSSGLRLRAVVAGGATLLTVAGMAVANATASTTIDLPSDGAVHFRGEVLVQGHAEPGATVTVWELGEPLDAAVADNTGVWSRTISFSAGDRVIVAKTSASDPNPSGPRAFKVDLSKPAPIVTSPVEGAQLPEKDVRFSGSGVRGATVSVRENGGPELCGAHVLVSGNWSCSRLLGAGDHAVTVLQTDEGGTPGNPILRTFTIDVTPPPCAITRPANGTLTKDRSVLFEGTTQAGATVTLSQGQAGQAAINGKWSINQTLVDDGSGPLGGTTYDVTARAVDPAGNTGEACGPVQVTVDTKAPEAPVISSPAQGSWLTSKTVDVTGTSEPNARITIAALTSSNGESATSSAGVDGKWTVRGAAPEGALTLVAVATDAAGNDSAVSSSRSVSVDVTKPEILLDTDSPAVFTPASASATIEGTVTDNLSRSTLMVELAGTDGNPLLVTWEEDDIDPTKFAFSVPVGGLSSGVYTLTLTATDKAGNTPLDSVVQFVKIG, encoded by the coding sequence ATGCGCATCAAGTCCAGATGGGGATCTTCCGGCTTGCGTCTGCGAGCCGTCGTGGCGGGGGGGGCGACGCTGCTGACGGTGGCCGGGATGGCGGTCGCCAACGCGACTGCGTCGACGACCATCGACCTTCCATCCGATGGTGCGGTGCATTTCAGGGGTGAAGTGCTCGTCCAAGGCCATGCAGAACCTGGGGCCACGGTCACGGTATGGGAACTCGGCGAACCTCTTGATGCAGCCGTAGCGGACAATACGGGAGTCTGGTCCAGGACCATTTCCTTCAGCGCGGGTGACCGCGTCATCGTCGCAAAGACGTCCGCGTCGGATCCCAACCCTTCCGGCCCACGTGCCTTCAAGGTGGATCTCAGTAAACCGGCGCCGATCGTTACTTCCCCCGTCGAAGGAGCGCAACTGCCGGAGAAGGACGTTAGGTTCTCCGGGAGCGGCGTTCGCGGTGCGACGGTTAGTGTTCGCGAGAATGGCGGGCCGGAGCTTTGTGGGGCTCATGTCTTGGTGTCGGGAAATTGGAGTTGCTCCCGACTCCTCGGGGCGGGAGATCACGCCGTCACGGTGCTTCAGACCGATGAAGGTGGTACCCCCGGCAACCCCATCTTGCGGACATTCACGATCGACGTGACTCCGCCGCCGTGTGCGATCACCCGGCCGGCGAACGGCACCTTGACGAAGGATCGGTCGGTGCTGTTTGAGGGAACAACTCAGGCGGGGGCAACCGTGACGTTGAGCCAGGGGCAGGCCGGCCAAGCCGCCATCAACGGCAAGTGGTCGATCAACCAGACTCTCGTAGATGACGGCTCCGGTCCGCTCGGCGGAACGACATACGATGTCACTGCTCGCGCAGTGGATCCGGCGGGGAACACGGGAGAAGCCTGCGGCCCGGTCCAGGTAACGGTGGACACGAAGGCTCCCGAGGCACCTGTGATCTCTTCGCCTGCGCAAGGTAGTTGGCTGACTTCGAAGACTGTGGATGTGACGGGAACTTCCGAACCTAACGCCAGAATCACCATTGCGGCATTGACTTCTTCGAACGGTGAGTCCGCGACAAGTAGTGCCGGCGTGGACGGGAAGTGGACCGTGAGAGGGGCGGCGCCGGAAGGGGCCTTGACCCTGGTGGCTGTGGCGACCGACGCAGCCGGGAATGATTCAGCCGTCTCGAGTTCGCGATCTGTGTCGGTCGACGTGACGAAACCTGAAATCCTCTTGGATACGGATAGCCCGGCGGTGTTTACGCCGGCAAGCGCGTCGGCCACGATCGAGGGAACGGTGACGGACAACTTGTCCCGTTCCACGTTGATGGTTGAACTCGCGGGGACCGATGGAAACCCCTTGCTCGTGACTTGGGAGGAGGATGACATCGATCCAACGAAGTTCGCGTTCTCGGTCCCGGTTGGGGGCTTGTCTTCGGGTGTCTACACGCTCACGCTAACTGCTACGGATAAGGCGGGAAACACGCCGCTGGATTCAGTTGTGCAGTTCGTGAAGATAGGGTGA
- a CDS encoding response regulator transcription factor, translating into MRVLIVDDDSTLAALVQRALEREGDVACVAGDGATALALAASWKPDAILLDLTLPDGDGLDVAREIRARSAVPILMVTARAGEDDRVLGLDTGADDYIVKPFSVRELLARLRAAVRVHSGEPPQGGVVQARDLTLDPQTRRVTRESEVLDLTPKEFEILRLLMIGGGAPVRRGDLTRAVWGVDAIEGANTLDVHISWLRRKLDRDPLATPYIQTLRGIGFRLHCEE; encoded by the coding sequence ATGCGGGTACTCATCGTGGATGACGATTCTACTCTGGCCGCGCTTGTCCAGCGGGCTCTGGAACGCGAAGGGGACGTCGCGTGCGTTGCCGGGGATGGGGCGACGGCCCTGGCCCTTGCGGCCTCTTGGAAGCCCGATGCGATTTTGCTCGACCTGACTTTGCCCGACGGCGACGGTCTCGACGTCGCGCGCGAAATCCGTGCGCGGTCAGCGGTTCCCATCCTGATGGTGACGGCGCGCGCCGGTGAGGATGACCGCGTGCTCGGTTTGGACACCGGCGCGGACGACTACATCGTGAAGCCGTTTAGCGTGCGCGAGCTGCTTGCGCGGCTGCGCGCGGCCGTGAGGGTCCATTCCGGCGAACCGCCGCAGGGCGGAGTCGTGCAAGCGCGTGACCTGACGCTGGACCCGCAAACCCGGCGCGTCACTCGGGAATCCGAGGTCCTGGACTTGACCCCGAAGGAGTTCGAGATCCTTCGACTTCTAATGATCGGCGGCGGTGCCCCGGTCCGCCGCGGGGACCTGACCCGCGCCGTATGGGGAGTCGATGCGATCGAAGGGGCGAACACCCTTGACGTCCACATCAGCTGGTTGCGCCGCAAGCTGGATCGGGACCCGCTCGCGACTCCTTACATCCAGACCCTGCGAGGCATCGGGTTTCGACTGCATTGTGAGGAGTGA
- a CDS encoding transcriptional repressor, whose amino-acid sequence MTETARSRIAARLPEALAEIRARGFRMTPQRQLILETIYAEEAHLTAEQILSSVRARFPGVNMSTVYRNLEMLERMEIVCHAHLGHAPGVYHSVERRDHQHLVCRTCSAVEEINVDPMIPMRDEVRARTGFEVDLTHFALYGTCVHCRPADAAPH is encoded by the coding sequence ATGACCGAGACGGCGCGCTCACGAATCGCGGCACGTCTTCCGGAGGCGCTCGCCGAGATCCGCGCGCGCGGTTTCCGCATGACCCCCCAGCGCCAACTGATCCTCGAAACGATCTACGCCGAAGAGGCGCACCTAACCGCCGAACAGATCCTTTCCTCCGTGCGCGCGCGCTTTCCCGGTGTGAACATGTCCACCGTCTATCGCAACCTCGAGATGCTCGAGCGGATGGAGATTGTCTGCCACGCCCATCTCGGGCACGCCCCCGGCGTCTACCACTCCGTCGAGCGCCGGGACCACCAACACCTGGTCTGCCGCACGTGCAGCGCCGTCGAGGAGATCAACGTCGACCCGATGATTCCGATGCGCGACGAGGTGCGCGCGCGCACCGGATTCGAGGTCGACCTGACGCACTTCGCCCTCTACGGCACCTGCGTCCACTGCCGCCCAGCCGACGCCGCTCCGCACTGA
- a CDS encoding VCBS repeat-containing protein, with amino-acid sequence MRRRLLPAALAVAILSVNPSSPAATDGDIEPPASTAIDAPWPMHALDSRYRGANALGGADVNGDGFTDYVTNYEFDQRYVISFHPGPGSDPRAPWPTVDLAPLTAVPGKGVDTENAILADVDGDGNLDVIGVQGGHETFVFDGYEPGVTIYWGPGSARTADPTAWVPAGIIPATLNEGHYHWLLPHDVNGDGALDILIGGRVLFTNGNLAGVAWIEAPTEAAARRNLAAWQLHDIDPQQAGGHGFELDDVDADGDSDLILANADFDTPEGDEAILWYENPGTGAPKQTQPWAKHEIYRGPEFFGKPQIAIADIDGDGMLDFVTQTPDELLVFRKTRTSPQPAWSLLRVAKDDRASWAARTIRIADLNGDGRLDIVGMLTHDDGSLPLGKASVFWMEYAGESPGRDNWTTHVVKWSPGSVMQMATFGEKWDQAHIVDVDDDGDLDIVANCEEWWQEDDGEYTFWWAPWRDAESVAVVWFENRLNEELAECVETDGRCEMDAETPTVADDGSWVERSRLDGAGDSRYVQAFNSRDPAKEYHGYPFISDPSNSLPPDCTVASCDLEWEATRGSRYRMHLDGGTYTIAARVLVPARFGDGLGSTRSDSMWIGLDANAPRIVGTETVDAWTWITIPGVHLDPGEHVVTLKVREHGVAVDALEVIRDM; translated from the coding sequence GTGCGCCGCCGCCTTCTGCCAGCCGCCCTCGCAGTCGCGATCCTCTCCGTCAACCCATCCTCGCCCGCAGCCACAGACGGGGACATCGAACCCCCCGCCTCGACGGCGATCGACGCCCCCTGGCCCATGCACGCTCTCGACAGTCGCTATCGAGGTGCCAACGCTCTTGGCGGAGCCGACGTCAACGGCGATGGCTTCACCGACTACGTGACGAACTACGAGTTCGATCAGCGCTACGTCATCTCATTCCACCCCGGCCCGGGGAGCGACCCGCGCGCGCCCTGGCCCACGGTGGACTTAGCTCCGCTAACGGCGGTTCCAGGCAAAGGCGTCGACACTGAGAACGCGATACTTGCCGACGTCGATGGCGACGGGAATCTGGACGTGATCGGAGTACAGGGCGGGCACGAGACCTTTGTCTTCGATGGCTACGAACCAGGTGTCACGATCTACTGGGGGCCGGGATCCGCGCGCACCGCCGACCCCACCGCATGGGTACCCGCCGGAATCATTCCGGCCACACTCAACGAGGGCCACTACCACTGGCTGCTCCCCCACGACGTGAACGGAGACGGCGCCCTCGACATCCTGATCGGCGGCCGCGTGCTCTTCACCAACGGCAATCTCGCCGGTGTCGCGTGGATCGAAGCGCCGACCGAGGCTGCCGCGCGCCGGAACCTGGCCGCCTGGCAGTTGCACGACATCGACCCGCAACAGGCCGGCGGACACGGCTTCGAACTCGACGACGTCGATGCCGACGGGGACTCCGACCTAATCCTGGCGAATGCCGACTTCGACACACCCGAGGGCGATGAGGCGATCCTGTGGTACGAGAACCCCGGAACCGGCGCACCGAAGCAAACTCAGCCTTGGGCTAAACACGAGATCTACCGCGGACCCGAGTTCTTTGGGAAGCCGCAAATCGCGATCGCCGACATCGACGGAGACGGCATGTTGGACTTCGTCACCCAGACGCCCGACGAACTGCTCGTCTTCCGGAAGACCCGAACATCCCCACAGCCGGCATGGTCATTGCTGCGTGTAGCGAAGGACGATCGTGCTTCCTGGGCGGCTCGCACGATCCGCATTGCGGACCTGAACGGCGACGGACGCTTGGACATCGTCGGAATGCTCACTCACGACGACGGCTCCCTCCCCCTCGGCAAAGCTTCGGTCTTCTGGATGGAATACGCCGGTGAATCGCCGGGGCGGGACAACTGGACGACTCACGTAGTCAAGTGGAGCCCCGGCTCGGTCATGCAAATGGCGACCTTCGGAGAAAAGTGGGACCAGGCCCACATCGTCGACGTTGACGACGACGGCGACCTCGACATCGTCGCCAATTGCGAGGAGTGGTGGCAGGAAGACGACGGCGAGTACACGTTCTGGTGGGCGCCGTGGAGGGACGCTGAATCCGTCGCGGTGGTTTGGTTTGAGAACCGCTTGAACGAGGAACTCGCCGAGTGCGTGGAAACGGACGGTCGCTGCGAGATGGATGCGGAGACCCCGACCGTCGCCGACGATGGGAGCTGGGTTGAGCGGAGCCGTCTAGACGGAGCCGGCGACAGCCGATACGTGCAAGCCTTCAACTCGCGCGATCCGGCCAAGGAGTACCACGGATATCCTTTCATCTCGGACCCAAGCAACTCACTGCCCCCCGACTGCACTGTCGCCTCGTGTGATCTCGAGTGGGAGGCCACTCGCGGGTCGCGCTACCGAATGCACCTCGACGGCGGGACCTACACCATCGCGGCTCGCGTGCTCGTCCCCGCGCGCTTCGGTGACGGGTTGGGATCAACCCGTTCGGACTCGATGTGGATCGGACTCGACGCAAACGCGCCCCGAATCGTCGGCACGGAGACCGTCGACGCGTGGACCTGGATCACGATTCCCGGAGTGCATCTCGATCCCGGAGAGCACGTCGTCACCCTGAAGGTGAGAGAGCACGGGGTCGCCGTGGACGCGCTGGAAGTCATCCGGGACATGTGA
- a CDS encoding metal ABC transporter permease, with protein MEALLEPWRNEFFRNAIAAGAMAGALCGLVGVYVVLRRMSYIGHGLSHAIFGGAVASYVLNINFYAGAGAWGIVAALLINSVARRRKIGADAAIGIVTTASFAIGIVLVSRAHRFTVNFEAALFGNILAVTPQMLAVLAVAAIAIAGIVFLRYRQLLFVTFDPEVADSYGVSARRYDTLFAVILAVTVVSTMQILGVTLIAAIIVIPAIVARLLTDSFGKMLTLSSAIGALCGFVGMYVSYYFDVASGATIVLVASSLFVIVFAVTAVTARRRLSVLEPEERGELDVIGGPALHID; from the coding sequence ATGGAGGCGCTGCTGGAGCCGTGGCGAAACGAGTTCTTTCGCAACGCGATCGCGGCAGGGGCGATGGCCGGTGCGTTGTGCGGGCTGGTGGGGGTATACGTCGTGTTGCGGCGGATGTCTTACATCGGCCACGGGCTTTCGCACGCGATCTTCGGCGGTGCAGTTGCTTCGTACGTACTGAACATCAACTTCTATGCCGGTGCCGGCGCGTGGGGGATTGTCGCGGCCTTGCTGATCAATTCAGTCGCGCGGCGCCGCAAGATCGGAGCCGACGCGGCCATCGGCATCGTGACGACCGCATCGTTCGCCATCGGCATTGTGCTCGTGAGCCGCGCGCACCGCTTCACCGTGAACTTCGAAGCCGCTTTGTTCGGCAACATCCTTGCGGTGACGCCGCAGATGCTGGCGGTACTTGCAGTGGCCGCGATCGCGATCGCCGGGATCGTGTTTCTTCGCTACCGGCAACTGCTGTTCGTGACGTTCGATCCCGAGGTTGCCGACTCCTACGGCGTGAGCGCGCGTCGCTACGACACTCTGTTCGCGGTGATCCTGGCGGTGACGGTCGTATCCACCATGCAGATCCTCGGCGTGACGCTGATCGCGGCGATCATCGTGATTCCGGCCATCGTGGCTCGCCTGTTAACGGACTCGTTCGGCAAGATGCTGACGCTGTCATCCGCCATCGGCGCGCTGTGCGGGTTCGTCGGGATGTACGTCTCGTACTACTTCGATGTTGCCAGTGGCGCAACGATCGTGCTCGTCGCATCGTCCCTATTCGTAATCGTGTTCGCGGTGACGGCGGTGACTGCGCGCCGACGCTTGTCGGTGCTGGAGCCCGAAGAGCGCGGCGAACTCGACGTCATCGGCGGCCCCGCTCTGCACATCGACTAG
- a CDS encoding metal ABC transporter ATP-binding protein gives MHHPIVEFHDVSFTYGDGAVLEHVSLAIPEGSFVGIVGPSGAGKSTFLKLVSGAARPTAGRVALGVDAHSGECRMAVVPQLEAIDWNFPVTVEEVVLLGRASDRRLLPWAPTSLREEAREILEKLGIGHLARRQIRNLSGGQQQRVFIGRALLRRPDLLLLDEPTAGVDVRTRHDILHLLHDLNHDGIAILLTTHDLNTVAAHLPSLVCLNKRIIAAGTPQDVLTSAVLHDLYGAEMAVFERDGMLLVGDVPTAFREIHERATHDDDVPDWHFGEPPPHKHDEQGRRLPGEGA, from the coding sequence ATGCATCATCCAATTGTGGAGTTCCACGACGTGTCCTTCACCTACGGTGACGGGGCCGTGTTGGAGCACGTCAGTCTGGCGATCCCGGAAGGGTCCTTCGTCGGCATCGTCGGCCCGAGCGGTGCGGGCAAGAGCACGTTCCTGAAGCTGGTTTCGGGAGCGGCGCGCCCGACGGCCGGCCGTGTTGCGCTTGGCGTCGACGCGCACTCCGGCGAGTGTCGCATGGCCGTGGTTCCCCAATTAGAAGCGATCGACTGGAACTTCCCCGTCACGGTCGAGGAAGTCGTCTTGCTCGGGCGCGCGTCGGATCGCCGCTTGCTGCCGTGGGCGCCGACGTCGCTGCGCGAAGAGGCGCGCGAGATCCTCGAAAAGCTAGGCATCGGCCATCTTGCACGCCGCCAGATCCGTAACCTCTCGGGCGGGCAGCAGCAACGGGTGTTCATTGGGCGCGCGCTGCTGCGGCGTCCCGACTTGCTTTTGTTGGACGAGCCGACGGCCGGTGTCGACGTGAGGACTCGCCACGATATCTTGCACTTGCTGCATGACTTGAACCACGACGGCATCGCGATCCTGCTGACGACCCATGACTTGAACACCGTCGCCGCACACTTGCCGAGCCTGGTGTGCCTGAACAAGCGCATCATCGCCGCAGGGACTCCGCAGGATGTGCTGACCAGCGCCGTGCTGCACGACTTGTACGGTGCCGAGATGGCGGTCTTCGAGCGCGACGGAATGCTCTTGGTCGGCGACGTGCCGACGGCGTTTCGCGAGATCCACGAGCGCGCGACGCACGACGACGACGTTCCCGACTGGCACTTCGGTGAGCCGCCGCCTCATAAGCACGACGAGCAGGGGCGCCGCTTGCCGGGCGAGGGGGCGTGA